From the genome of Haloplanus sp. XH21, one region includes:
- a CDS encoding CrcB family protein, with amino-acid sequence MNDNHPLQTIETVLLVAVGGAIGANLRYVVGLALPGLWGTFTANVTGCFLLGLLLYENRYISLLADRSRAVFGTGLLSSYTTYSTFAVETVQTAPVWGVVNIVANYTSGFAAVLLARAVTLRLSGVTKEVLTR; translated from the coding sequence ATGAACGATAATCATCCACTTCAGACGATCGAAACAGTACTGCTCGTCGCTGTCGGGGGTGCAATCGGGGCGAATCTCAGATACGTTGTTGGACTCGCCCTGCCGGGACTTTGGGGAACATTTACTGCCAACGTCACTGGTTGTTTCTTGCTCGGGCTGCTGCTCTACGAGAACAGGTATATCAGCCTTCTCGCCGACCGGTCCCGGGCCGTGTTCGGAACAGGGCTCCTCTCTTCCTATACGACCTACAGTACGTTCGCGGTTGAGACAGTTCAGACAGCCCCCGTCTGGGGAGTCGTCAATATCGTCGCGAACTACACCAGTGGGTTCGCTGCAGTTCTCCTCGCGAGGGCGGTTACATTACGACTCTCAGGAGTGACCAAGGAGGTGTTAACCCGGTGA